In one Mycobacteroides chelonae genomic region, the following are encoded:
- the kstD gene encoding 3-oxosteroid 1-dehydrogenase, with the protein MFYMTEQEYDVVVVGSGGAGMVAALTAAHNGLSTVLIEKAPHFGGSTARSGGGVWIPNNEVLKKARQSDTPEAAREYLYTIIGDVVPREKIDTYLDRGPEMLSFVLANSPLKLDWVPNYSDYYPEAPGGRSTGRSVEPKPFDAKKLGDELPNLEPPYGKVPLNVVVRQQDYVRLNQLKRHPRGVLRSLRVGVRTFWAQGTGKKLVGMGRALSAALRIGLRDAGVPVKLNTALTDLYLENGTVKGVYVRESGSSEASEPTVIRARKGVILASGGFEHNEQMRVKYQRAPITTEWTVGAKANTGDGILAAEKLGAALEFMEDSWWGPTVPLVGRPWFALSERNSPGSIIVNASGKRFMNESLPYVEATHRMYGGEYGQGAGPGENLPAWLVFDQEYRNRYIFAGLQPGQKIPSKWIESGVIVKADSIEELAAKANLPVEEFKATVDRFNGFARSGTDEDFGRGKSAYDRYYGDPTNKPNPNLGELKKGPFYAAKMVPGDLGTKGGVRTDVQGRVLRDDNSIIEGLYAAGNVSTPVMGHTYAGPGATIGPAMTWGYLAALDIAGK; encoded by the coding sequence GTGTTCTACATGACTGAGCAGGAGTACGACGTCGTCGTCGTCGGGAGTGGTGGCGCCGGCATGGTTGCGGCGCTCACCGCGGCACACAACGGGCTGAGCACCGTACTGATCGAGAAGGCCCCCCACTTCGGCGGATCTACCGCGCGTTCCGGCGGCGGCGTCTGGATCCCCAACAACGAGGTGCTCAAGAAGGCCCGCCAGAGCGACACCCCCGAGGCGGCCCGCGAGTACCTCTACACCATCATCGGCGATGTCGTCCCCCGCGAGAAGATCGACACCTACCTCGATCGCGGCCCAGAGATGCTCTCCTTCGTGTTGGCCAACTCTCCGCTCAAGCTCGACTGGGTGCCCAACTACTCCGACTACTACCCCGAGGCCCCCGGCGGGCGTTCGACCGGCCGCTCGGTGGAACCCAAGCCTTTCGATGCCAAGAAGCTTGGCGACGAGCTGCCCAACCTGGAGCCTCCCTACGGCAAGGTCCCGTTGAATGTCGTCGTACGCCAGCAGGATTATGTGCGGCTAAACCAGCTCAAGCGCCATCCCCGTGGTGTGCTGCGCAGCCTGCGCGTGGGCGTGCGCACCTTCTGGGCGCAGGGCACCGGCAAGAAACTCGTCGGCATGGGACGGGCCCTTTCGGCCGCGTTGCGCATCGGTCTGCGTGACGCCGGCGTTCCGGTCAAGCTCAACACCGCTTTGACCGATCTCTACCTCGAGAACGGCACGGTCAAAGGCGTCTATGTGCGTGAGAGCGGTTCTTCGGAGGCTTCCGAGCCGACGGTCATCAGGGCACGCAAGGGCGTCATCCTGGCCTCCGGCGGGTTCGAGCACAACGAGCAGATGCGCGTGAAGTACCAGCGCGCCCCCATCACCACCGAGTGGACGGTCGGTGCCAAGGCCAACACCGGCGACGGCATCCTGGCGGCAGAAAAGCTCGGCGCCGCGCTGGAGTTCATGGAGGACTCGTGGTGGGGCCCAACAGTTCCGCTGGTCGGCAGGCCGTGGTTCGCGCTGTCCGAGCGCAACTCCCCCGGGTCCATCATCGTCAACGCATCCGGTAAGCGGTTCATGAACGAGTCGCTGCCCTATGTCGAGGCCACCCACCGCATGTATGGAGGCGAGTACGGCCAGGGCGCGGGCCCCGGCGAGAACCTGCCCGCATGGCTGGTCTTCGACCAGGAGTACCGCAACCGGTACATTTTCGCCGGATTGCAGCCGGGACAAAAGATTCCGAGCAAGTGGATCGAATCCGGCGTGATCGTCAAGGCCGACAGCATCGAAGAGCTCGCGGCGAAGGCCAATCTGCCCGTCGAGGAGTTCAAGGCGACCGTCGACCGGTTCAACGGCTTCGCCCGCAGCGGTACCGACGAGGACTTCGGCCGCGGTAAGAGCGCCTACGACCGCTATTACGGAGACCCGACGAACAAGCCGAACCCAAATCTGGGTGAACTCAAGAAGGGGCCCTTCTACGCGGCCAAGATGGTGCCCGGCGATCTGGGTACCAAGGGTGGCGTGCGCACCGACGTCCAGGGCCGGGTGCTGCGCGATGACAACAGCATCATCGAAGGCCTTTACGCCGCAGGCAATGTCAGCACCCCGGTGATGGGTCACACCTACGCCGGCCCCGGCGCCACCATTGGTCCGGCCATGACATGGGGCTACCTCGCGGCGCTCGATATCGCCGGGAAGTAG
- the dmpG gene encoding 4-hydroxy-2-oxovalerate aldolase has protein sequence MGSDTSTQLLGADGVFFDAAWDVRITDTSLRDGSHHKRHQFTADEVRAIVAALDGAGVPVIEVTHGDGLGGSSFNYGFSKTPEQELIKLAAETATNAKIAFLMLPGVGTKEDIIEAQGNGGSICRIATHCTEADVSLQHFGLARERGLETVGFLMMSHTISPEKLAKQARIMADAGCQCVYVVDSAGALVLDGVADRVAAVVAELGSDAQVGFHGHENLGLGVANSIEAVRAGAKQIDGSTRRFGAGAGNAPVEALIGVFDKIGVKTGIDFFDIADAAEEVVAPAMPAECLLDRNALIMGYSGVYSSFLKHAIRQGERYGVPAHQLLHRAGERKLIGGQEDQLIDIALEIQRENAEKKS, from the coding sequence ATGGGTTCGGACACCAGCACTCAGCTCTTGGGCGCCGACGGCGTCTTCTTCGACGCCGCGTGGGATGTGCGGATCACCGATACGTCATTGCGCGACGGGTCGCACCACAAGCGTCACCAGTTCACCGCCGATGAGGTGCGCGCGATCGTGGCCGCCCTCGACGGTGCCGGTGTGCCGGTCATCGAGGTGACCCACGGTGACGGTCTTGGTGGATCGTCATTCAACTACGGGTTCTCCAAAACCCCTGAGCAGGAATTGATCAAGCTCGCCGCGGAGACCGCGACGAACGCCAAGATCGCCTTCCTGATGCTGCCGGGCGTAGGTACCAAGGAAGACATCATCGAGGCGCAGGGCAACGGCGGTTCCATCTGCCGTATCGCCACCCACTGCACCGAGGCTGACGTGTCGCTTCAGCACTTCGGGCTGGCCCGTGAGCGCGGGTTGGAAACCGTTGGCTTCCTGATGATGTCGCACACCATCTCGCCGGAGAAGCTGGCCAAGCAGGCCCGGATCATGGCCGACGCCGGATGCCAGTGCGTGTATGTAGTGGACTCCGCGGGCGCATTGGTGCTCGACGGTGTCGCCGACCGGGTGGCCGCGGTGGTGGCCGAATTGGGGTCGGATGCTCAAGTTGGTTTTCATGGGCACGAGAACCTCGGTCTCGGCGTGGCCAACTCCATCGAGGCGGTGCGTGCCGGTGCCAAGCAGATCGACGGCAGCACAAGGCGATTCGGTGCTGGTGCCGGTAATGCTCCGGTGGAGGCGCTGATCGGTGTCTTCGACAAGATCGGCGTGAAGACGGGCATCGACTTCTTCGATATCGCGGACGCTGCCGAAGAGGTGGTCGCACCTGCGATGCCGGCCGAGTGCCTGCTGGATCGCAATGCGCTGATCATGGGCTACAGCGGTGTGTACTCCAGCTTCCTCAAGCACGCCATCCGGCAGGGTGAGCGTTACGGGGTGCCGGCACACCAGCTGCTGCACCGGGCCGGTGAGCGAAAGCTCATTGGTGGGCAGGAGGACCAGCTCATCGATATCGCATTGGAGATTCAGCGCGAGAACGCCGAAAAGAAGTCGTAG
- a CDS encoding acetaldehyde dehydrogenase (acetylating), whose amino-acid sequence MGSKASVAIVGSGNISTDLLYKLQRSEWLEPRWMIGIDPESEGLKRARGFGLETSHEGVDWLLAQDEKPDLVFEATSAYVHKAAAPRYEEAGIRAIDLTPAAVGPAVVPPANLRAHLDAPNVNMITCGGQATIPIVYAVSRVVEVAYAEIVASVASVSAGPGTRANIDEFTKTTSKGVEVIGGAKRGKAIIILNPADPPMIMRDTIFCAIPEDADRDAIAASIHDVVSQVQQYVPGYRLLNEPQFDEPSVVNGGNHVVTTFVEVEGAGDFLPPYAGNLDIMTAAATKVGEEIAKELLSAKVS is encoded by the coding sequence ATGGGTAGCAAGGCATCTGTAGCGATCGTCGGTTCGGGAAACATCAGTACCGACCTGCTGTACAAATTGCAGCGGTCTGAGTGGCTGGAACCGCGGTGGATGATCGGCATCGACCCCGAGTCCGAGGGCCTCAAGCGTGCCCGCGGCTTCGGGCTGGAAACCTCGCATGAGGGCGTGGACTGGCTGCTGGCGCAGGATGAGAAGCCCGACTTGGTGTTCGAGGCGACATCCGCGTACGTGCACAAGGCCGCCGCGCCGCGCTACGAGGAAGCCGGTATCCGGGCGATCGACCTGACTCCGGCCGCGGTCGGGCCGGCCGTGGTACCGCCCGCGAATCTGCGTGCGCACCTCGATGCTCCCAACGTCAACATGATCACCTGCGGTGGCCAGGCGACAATCCCCATCGTGTACGCGGTCTCCCGCGTGGTGGAGGTGGCCTACGCGGAAATCGTGGCGTCGGTTGCGTCGGTCTCGGCGGGTCCGGGTACACGTGCCAACATCGACGAATTCACCAAGACCACATCCAAGGGTGTGGAAGTGATTGGCGGTGCCAAGCGCGGCAAGGCGATCATCATCCTCAACCCGGCTGACCCGCCGATGATCATGCGCGACACCATTTTCTGTGCCATCCCGGAGGATGCGGATCGCGATGCGATCGCCGCGTCGATTCACGACGTGGTGAGCCAGGTGCAGCAGTACGTACCCGGATACCGGCTACTCAACGAGCCTCAGTTCGATGAGCCGTCTGTGGTCAATGGAGGTAACCACGTCGTCACCACTTTCGTGGAGGTCGAGGGTGCGGGAGACTTCTTGCCGCCGTATGCCGGAAACCTGGACATCATGACCGCGGCCGCGACCAAGGTCGGCGAGGAAATCGCCAAAGAACTTCTATCAGCGAAGGTTTCGTAA
- a CDS encoding FAD-binding protein, with protein MLLFWPNDGEGGLVPGDVEVPAVPSSDVVIVGYGVAGAAAALAALERGASVTILERFDGGGASAISGGIYYAGGGTNIQRDAGVEDTPELMMEYLQLEVGDAVKPETLQRFVDGSADTLDWLQGYGVPFEGSLAPFKTSYPTNDYYLYFSGSESSGMARAVTPPRQRGHRAFGRGVSGKALFAPLAASAERLGADVWRQTRATGLIVEDGRVVGVRGVTLKDAPGWVRRAYSLFTRYATKPGIYYPPMRKVLEGPAYALERRFAKPFEIRANDGVILSSGGFIANRELIERHAPAYRDGLQLGTAGDDGTALTLAEPLNAATGHLDEISAWRFIVPPAAFLGSLLVDAKGQRMIDESRYGAALGKEIVRTAGGVGYLVADKALVKRARQQLGSQTLWFQRIQAEAFLNVGRRKAGSIEELAAKAGIDPEGLARTVSEHNRAIADGTPDPLGKPDDIRVPVAEGPFYLFNVSIKTNMLNPCPMLTLGGLVVDEETGAVQTTSGAAIPGLYAAGRAAVGICSNSYVSGLSLADCVFSGRRAGTETGRHIDA; from the coding sequence TTGTTGCTGTTTTGGCCAAATGACGGTGAGGGAGGCCTAGTGCCGGGTGATGTCGAGGTGCCCGCGGTGCCTTCCTCGGATGTCGTCATCGTCGGGTACGGGGTCGCGGGGGCGGCCGCCGCACTGGCCGCCCTGGAACGCGGCGCATCGGTGACGATCCTGGAACGGTTCGACGGCGGCGGGGCTTCGGCCATTTCAGGGGGCATTTACTACGCCGGAGGTGGCACCAATATTCAGCGTGACGCCGGTGTCGAGGACACCCCGGAGCTGATGATGGAGTACCTGCAGCTTGAAGTCGGAGACGCGGTGAAGCCCGAGACGCTGCAGAGATTCGTCGACGGTAGCGCGGACACTCTGGATTGGCTCCAAGGTTACGGAGTGCCGTTCGAAGGTTCGCTGGCTCCGTTTAAGACTTCGTACCCCACCAACGACTACTACCTCTACTTTTCCGGCAGCGAATCCTCCGGGATGGCGCGAGCCGTCACCCCGCCCCGTCAACGCGGACATCGGGCCTTTGGCCGGGGCGTGTCCGGTAAGGCGCTGTTCGCACCGTTGGCGGCCTCCGCGGAGCGTTTGGGTGCTGATGTCTGGCGGCAGACCCGGGCCACCGGCCTGATCGTGGAGGACGGTCGTGTCGTGGGGGTGCGGGGCGTGACGCTGAAGGATGCGCCGGGCTGGGTGCGGCGGGCGTACTCGTTGTTCACGCGGTACGCGACCAAGCCGGGCATCTACTACCCGCCGATGCGAAAGGTGCTGGAAGGACCGGCGTACGCGCTGGAGCGCCGGTTCGCTAAGCCCTTCGAGATCCGGGCGAATGACGGGGTGATCTTGTCTTCGGGTGGGTTCATCGCGAACCGCGAACTGATCGAGCGTCATGCTCCCGCCTATCGGGACGGGTTGCAGCTCGGCACCGCCGGTGACGACGGGACTGCCTTGACGCTCGCGGAGCCGTTGAACGCGGCCACCGGGCATCTCGACGAGATCTCGGCCTGGCGGTTCATCGTGCCGCCCGCGGCCTTCCTCGGCTCGCTATTGGTAGATGCCAAGGGGCAGAGGATGATTGACGAGTCCCGATATGGCGCCGCATTGGGTAAGGAGATCGTGCGCACGGCAGGAGGGGTGGGCTATCTGGTTGCCGACAAGGCGCTGGTGAAGCGGGCCCGTCAGCAGTTGGGGTCGCAGACCCTGTGGTTTCAGCGGATCCAGGCCGAAGCGTTCCTGAACGTGGGGCGCAGGAAGGCCGGGTCCATCGAGGAACTGGCTGCCAAGGCGGGCATCGATCCGGAAGGATTGGCGCGCACCGTGTCCGAACATAATCGGGCCATCGCCGACGGCACCCCTGACCCCCTCGGCAAGCCGGACGATATTCGGGTTCCCGTCGCCGAAGGGCCGTTCTATCTGTTCAACGTGTCCATCAAGACCAACATGCTCAATCCGTGTCCGATGCTGACCCTTGGCGGGCTGGTGGTGGACGAGGAGACTGGTGCCGTGCAGACCACATCGGGCGCGGCGATCCCCGGTCTCTATGCCGCCGGACGTGCGGCGGTGGGTATCTGCTCCAATTCGTATGTGAGCGGATTGTCCCTGGCCGACTGCGTCTTCTCCGGACGGCGGGCCGGGACTGAGACTGGGAGACACATAGATGCTTAG
- a CDS encoding 2-keto-4-pentenoate hydratase, with protein MLSSEVREAIAADLAAAERTRVAIAPPTDTYPDFGVVDAYEIQLMNIRSRLADGAKVVGHKVGLSSEAMQKMMGVHEPDYGHLLADMELFEDVAASASKFLFPRVEVEVGFILAADLPGEDCTEDDVLAATAAYVPSIEVVDSRITNWQIKICDTIADNASSAGFVIGKQRVSPKDIDIKSIDAVLTCNGEKLAEGRSDAVLGNPVTSVAWLARKVASFGVRLRAGDVVLPGSCTRAFDAHPGDEFLAEFAGLGSVRLAFE; from the coding sequence ATGCTTAGTTCCGAAGTTCGTGAGGCCATCGCCGCCGATTTGGCAGCGGCCGAGCGCACCCGGGTGGCCATCGCGCCGCCTACCGACACGTATCCGGATTTCGGTGTGGTCGACGCCTATGAGATCCAGCTGATGAACATTCGTTCCCGCCTAGCGGACGGAGCCAAGGTCGTCGGGCACAAGGTGGGCCTATCGTCCGAAGCGATGCAGAAGATGATGGGTGTCCACGAGCCGGACTATGGGCACCTGCTGGCCGATATGGAGCTGTTCGAGGACGTCGCGGCCTCCGCGTCCAAGTTCTTGTTCCCGCGGGTCGAGGTGGAGGTCGGATTCATCCTGGCCGCCGACCTGCCGGGTGAGGACTGCACCGAGGATGACGTGCTGGCGGCGACGGCCGCATACGTGCCGTCCATCGAGGTGGTGGACAGCCGGATCACCAACTGGCAGATCAAGATCTGCGACACCATCGCCGATAACGCATCCTCAGCCGGTTTTGTCATTGGTAAGCAACGTGTTTCGCCGAAGGACATCGACATCAAGTCGATCGACGCGGTGCTGACCTGCAACGGCGAGAAATTGGCTGAAGGCAGAAGCGATGCGGTGCTGGGTAACCCGGTGACATCGGTGGCGTGGCTGGCGCGCAAGGTGGCTTCGTTCGGGGTGCGCCTGCGCGCCGGTGACGTGGTGCTGCCGGGTTCGTGCACGCGGGCATTCGATGCGCATCCGGGGGACGAATTTTTGGCTGAGTTCGCCGGACTTGGTTCGGTCCGACTGGCTTTTGAATAG
- a CDS encoding MinD/ParA family ATP-binding protein produces MPKQDRGAPARPPWLPEEDEQRGFLRSLRRKKRNADDPESNEDSLTHETGHSSAPQTPAQKPITDSVLPPVEKHAAVAPREETANGTTPVPNVSKYYTPPRAPEPTEQRPLTAPQEPPATESNENVPKPVSAEPRIITSPIPDMQPEPRPISQVEQPQVPASDESPAIPAPEPAAPGATPDVEAVAPAAIEAPGDVADSPEPVPVAELPAESSSPVPTADQRREESAGADPFSRFSLLEAQLRQMSLDESITDAELERHRRHAMPESEATRAPEARGALSFTPPEAVDEDEGVEDEVVGDLTEPAQVASDTQSAGPSPAPALGFTRPEAINQSFSETEEPEPTAAVPDVESEPEPSTALTADSLPETPEPDAPAVEDLAPEPPAEEEPTPVSEYPAEPVEAAPEAPEPADAPEIDDVDARAAALLQRIEARRAELNEELAAHDAADADVSVPEPEPAPFVPMIAPWASVPEVAGTESTELSTGAEEAAETETAEAAASELEGFAPLVDEDIVIDLPAAVFEETSADPAIEDVVGPEPELSDESNASVEQAPDPLPGDEIAHTAVESTDDAPVTPGNSSEDAAVEGDSHIQANQGDAHSPWEAPSAAPEFPVAEPPAQPAYNVPPPAPQHAVPPQPGPEHQPAAQAPPGWNPRQPYPGQWPQGAPQAPESFGGQQFSQQPPPQPTSVEGQWQWVPQQPQAPQPPVSQEQLPPGYVPPPQGAAPPPNYRGPQAYRMPPSLDEAEVINRGRYAPRSGWRKAVHRSTGGRVNPGDSRKDREQDQLLASIRQPILGDYRIAVLSIKGGVGKTTTTLGLGSAFATIRTDRIIAVDANPDRGTLAERVRDNSTQSTVRDLLNDRNIRSYADVRNHTRMATSRLEVLASEQDPAVSEAFGEVDYRNTIDILQRYYNIILTDCGTGIMHSAMAGVLDLAHTIVLVSSPAMDSARSASATLDWLMQHGHSALVREAHVVLSASRPGSAGIKLDKVYEHFQARCRSIHMIPFDPHLAEGADVDFNLLNADTNAAYLKLAGAISESFPRLRMRGDEQR; encoded by the coding sequence TTGCCCAAGCAGGATCGTGGTGCACCGGCCCGTCCTCCGTGGCTGCCCGAAGAAGACGAACAACGTGGGTTTCTCCGTTCGTTGAGGCGCAAGAAGCGCAACGCGGACGATCCCGAGTCGAACGAGGACTCGTTAACCCACGAGACCGGGCACTCCTCCGCTCCCCAGACTCCGGCGCAGAAACCGATCACCGATTCCGTCCTGCCGCCAGTTGAGAAGCACGCTGCAGTCGCGCCTCGGGAAGAAACGGCCAACGGGACGACGCCGGTGCCCAACGTGTCGAAGTACTACACGCCGCCCCGTGCGCCCGAACCGACCGAGCAGCGCCCGCTGACGGCCCCGCAGGAGCCGCCGGCCACCGAGTCGAACGAAAACGTCCCGAAGCCCGTATCGGCTGAGCCTCGGATCATTACGAGTCCTATTCCGGACATGCAGCCGGAACCGCGGCCAATATCGCAGGTGGAGCAACCGCAGGTGCCTGCGTCCGATGAGTCCCCGGCAATCCCGGCACCCGAGCCTGCCGCACCCGGAGCCACCCCGGATGTGGAGGCGGTTGCCCCGGCCGCGATCGAAGCGCCCGGAGACGTCGCAGATTCACCGGAACCCGTGCCGGTGGCCGAACTGCCGGCGGAGTCGAGCTCCCCCGTACCCACCGCTGATCAGCGCCGCGAGGAGTCCGCCGGCGCGGACCCGTTCTCGCGTTTCAGCTTGCTCGAAGCGCAACTGCGCCAGATGAGCCTCGACGAAAGCATCACCGACGCTGAACTCGAGCGTCATCGGCGCCACGCGATGCCCGAATCGGAGGCCACACGCGCTCCGGAGGCCCGTGGTGCACTCAGTTTCACGCCGCCAGAGGCGGTCGATGAGGACGAGGGCGTTGAGGACGAGGTCGTCGGGGACCTAACGGAGCCCGCGCAGGTGGCTTCAGACACGCAATCCGCGGGGCCGTCGCCCGCTCCTGCGCTCGGGTTCACGCGCCCCGAGGCGATCAACCAGTCGTTTTCCGAGACGGAGGAGCCGGAGCCTACGGCCGCCGTCCCGGACGTCGAGTCCGAACCGGAACCGTCCACAGCGCTTACCGCCGACTCGCTGCCAGAAACGCCCGAGCCCGATGCTCCCGCAGTCGAGGACCTGGCCCCAGAGCCGCCGGCGGAGGAGGAGCCCACCCCGGTATCCGAATACCCCGCGGAACCGGTAGAGGCGGCGCCGGAAGCACCGGAGCCTGCAGATGCGCCCGAAATCGATGACGTCGATGCGAGAGCGGCTGCACTGCTGCAGCGCATCGAAGCTAGACGTGCCGAGCTCAATGAGGAATTGGCCGCGCACGACGCGGCCGACGCGGACGTATCGGTGCCCGAGCCCGAACCCGCGCCATTTGTACCGATGATTGCGCCGTGGGCCTCGGTGCCCGAAGTCGCCGGGACCGAGAGCACCGAGCTCAGCACCGGTGCCGAAGAAGCCGCGGAAACGGAAACAGCGGAAGCGGCGGCGTCCGAACTCGAGGGATTTGCGCCTCTGGTCGACGAGGACATCGTCATCGACCTGCCGGCAGCGGTGTTCGAGGAGACGTCCGCTGACCCCGCTATTGAAGACGTGGTAGGTCCAGAGCCCGAACTCTCGGATGAGTCGAACGCTTCCGTCGAGCAGGCGCCGGACCCACTGCCTGGCGACGAAATCGCTCACACCGCCGTTGAATCGACGGATGACGCGCCGGTGACGCCCGGGAATTCTTCCGAAGATGCTGCGGTAGAAGGTGATTCGCATATTCAGGCGAACCAAGGCGATGCGCATTCGCCGTGGGAGGCCCCGTCGGCTGCCCCGGAGTTCCCGGTGGCGGAACCGCCAGCGCAACCCGCCTACAACGTGCCGCCGCCTGCGCCGCAACACGCCGTTCCGCCGCAGCCTGGACCCGAGCATCAGCCTGCGGCTCAGGCACCCCCCGGATGGAACCCGCGTCAGCCGTACCCGGGGCAGTGGCCGCAGGGCGCTCCACAGGCTCCGGAATCATTTGGTGGACAGCAGTTTTCGCAGCAGCCACCTCCGCAGCCCACCAGTGTTGAGGGTCAATGGCAATGGGTGCCGCAGCAGCCGCAGGCGCCTCAGCCCCCGGTGTCACAAGAGCAGCTGCCTCCGGGTTACGTGCCACCGCCGCAGGGAGCGGCACCTCCCCCCAACTACCGTGGGCCGCAGGCTTACCGGATGCCGCCCTCGCTCGACGAAGCTGAGGTCATCAACCGCGGTCGTTACGCGCCCCGGTCCGGCTGGCGCAAGGCGGTGCACAGGTCCACCGGAGGCCGGGTCAATCCGGGCGATTCACGCAAGGACCGTGAACAGGACCAGCTGCTCGCCAGCATTCGGCAGCCGATCCTCGGCGATTACCGCATCGCGGTGCTCTCCATTAAGGGCGGTGTCGGAAAGACAACCACCACACTGGGATTGGGTTCGGCGTTCGCGACAATCCGTACCGATCGGATCATCGCTGTCGACGCCAACCCCGACCGTGGCACCCTGGCTGAGCGAGTGCGCGACAATTCGACGCAGTCCACCGTCCGCGACCTTCTCAACGACCGGAACATCAGAAGTTACGCTGATGTGCGCAACCACACGCGGATGGCGACAAGTCGTCTCGAAGTACTTGCCAGTGAGCAGGATCCGGCCGTATCGGAGGCTTTCGGCGAGGTCGACTACCGCAATACGATCGACATCCTGCAGCGGTACTACAACATCATTCTGACCGACTGCGGTACGGGAATCATGCATTCGGCAATGGCGGGCGTGCTCGACCTTGCTCACACCATTGTGTTGGTGAGCTCGCCGGCCATGGACTCCGCGCGTAGCGCCTCGGCCACCCTCGATTGGCTTATGCAGCACGGACATTCGGCGCTGGTGCGTGAAGCGCATGTCGTCCTGAGTGCCTCACGTCCTGGATCTGCCGGGATCAAGCTGGACAAGGTCTATGAGCATTTTCAGGCGCGTTGCCGTTCCATTCACATGATCCCGTTCGATCCCCACCTCGCCGAAGGCGCCGACGTCGACTTCAATCTGCTCAATGCGGATACCAATGCCGCATACCTGAAGCTGGCAGGCGCGATCTCCGAGAGTTTTCCGCGGCTTCGTATGCGCGGCGACGAGCAGCGATAA